Proteins from a genomic interval of Gordonia sp. SL306:
- a CDS encoding dihydrolipoyl dehydrogenase family protein, with the protein MTGTADVSTYDVVVIGGGPVGENAAEYAIKGSSRTAAIIEHELVGGECSYWACMPSKGLLGPGAALAAASGLPGAREQLTQPAPDVDAVLRWRDTITHQRDDSSQVDWASGAGIDVIRGHGRIVGEREVAVGNRGERSDGERNLRVVAREAVVIATGSTASVPPIPGLREARPWTSRDATNLVDVPQRMVVLGGGVVACEAVTWLLDLGVRDLTMVIRGDRVLPKAEPFVGEQVAAGLVRRGVDVRFGAQISAVERPDVADTGYGHIHGGPARVTVDEGGGSSVLEVDEILVAAGRAPATGDLGLDVLGLQDSAQAKRPEFSGPLRVDDHMTVPGHLWLYAVGDVNGRVALTHMGKYQGRVAGDVIVARAQGRPLDGSRFSASADRDAIPQVVFTRPEMASVGRTEAQAREDGVDVAIAEADIAVAGSYLVSPDYAGHAKFVIDRSRDVLVGATFVGADTAELVHSATVAVVGEVTIDRLWHAVPSYPTVSEVWLRLLEQLH; encoded by the coding sequence ATGACCGGAACAGCGGACGTGAGCACATATGACGTCGTCGTGATCGGCGGCGGACCGGTGGGCGAGAATGCCGCCGAGTATGCGATCAAGGGCAGCTCCCGAACGGCGGCGATCATCGAGCACGAGCTCGTCGGCGGTGAGTGTTCGTATTGGGCGTGCATGCCGAGCAAGGGGCTGCTGGGTCCGGGCGCCGCGTTGGCCGCAGCGTCCGGGCTGCCGGGTGCGCGCGAGCAGTTGACCCAACCCGCTCCCGACGTGGATGCCGTTCTGCGCTGGCGCGACACCATCACTCATCAGCGCGACGACAGCTCGCAGGTCGACTGGGCATCCGGCGCGGGCATCGACGTGATCCGCGGGCACGGTCGGATCGTCGGCGAGCGGGAGGTCGCTGTGGGTAACCGGGGCGAGCGAAGCGACGGGGAACGTAACCTGCGGGTCGTCGCACGGGAGGCGGTGGTCATCGCGACGGGGAGCACGGCGTCGGTGCCGCCGATCCCGGGATTGCGTGAGGCGCGGCCGTGGACGTCGCGGGACGCGACCAATCTGGTCGACGTCCCGCAACGGATGGTGGTACTCGGTGGCGGGGTGGTCGCGTGCGAGGCCGTCACCTGGCTGCTCGACCTCGGGGTCCGGGACCTGACGATGGTGATCCGCGGCGACCGTGTGCTGCCCAAGGCGGAACCGTTCGTCGGTGAGCAGGTGGCGGCGGGACTCGTTCGGCGCGGCGTCGACGTCCGGTTCGGTGCACAGATCTCGGCCGTCGAACGGCCCGACGTCGCGGACACCGGTTACGGGCACATCCACGGCGGCCCGGCGCGGGTGACGGTGGACGAGGGCGGCGGCAGCTCGGTGCTCGAGGTCGACGAGATCCTGGTGGCCGCCGGAAGGGCCCCGGCGACAGGCGATCTGGGTCTCGATGTGCTGGGCCTCCAGGATTCCGCGCAAGCGAAGCGACCGGAGTTCAGCGGCCCGCTGCGGGTCGACGACCACATGACCGTTCCCGGCCACCTGTGGCTCTACGCGGTCGGCGACGTCAACGGGCGGGTCGCGTTGACGCACATGGGCAAATACCAGGGCCGGGTGGCCGGCGACGTGATCGTCGCGCGGGCGCAGGGACGGCCGCTCGACGGCTCACGGTTCTCCGCCTCGGCCGACCGCGACGCCATCCCGCAGGTGGTGTTCACCCGGCCCGAGATGGCATCGGTCGGCAGGACCGAGGCACAGGCCCGTGAGGACGGCGTCGACGTGGCGATCGCGGAGGCGGACATCGCGGTCGCCGGTTCCTACCTCGTCTCGCCCGACTATGCCGGTCACGCGAAGTTCGTCATCGATCGGTCGCGCGACGTCCTGGTCGGTGCCACGTTCGTCGGCGCGGACACCGCCGAACTCGTCCATTCGGCGACCGTCGCGGTGGTCGGCGAGGTGACCATCGACCGGCTGTGGCATGCGGTGCCGTCGTATCCGACCGTCAGCGAGGTGTGGCTCCGCCTGCTCGAACAACTGCACTGA
- a CDS encoding AI-2E family transporter, giving the protein MNVALVDREKVHPLVRAGAEWGWRLLVIAAVVYVLLMAFQEFEEVLVPVALAILGAAMLVPVVDWLDRHRVPRSLAVLITIVVALGLLSLVMTFVVQEFIRGFPELTKQITVTIDRSRDWLVDGPLKVDDDQVSNIGNDITDFLQHNQDKVTSGALATATTATEIVTGALLTVFLLIFFLYGGGQIWTFVTKLVPHGTRGRVRAAGTAGFGTLVGYVRATVAVAFVDALGIGVGLAILGVPLALPLASLVFLGAFIPIVGALVTGTLAVVVALVTQGWIAAVISLAIVVGVMQVESHVLQPFLLGRSVRLHPVAVVLAIAAGIVSAGIVGGLLAVPLIAFGNTAVRHLAGSAARAREHDDGATGRLYTAEPDEPKWDRRAAVDEAESGEDDRQDPSGRSDTTDEVPSTEQTPRDDE; this is encoded by the coding sequence CTGAACGTGGCCCTCGTCGATCGCGAGAAGGTCCATCCGCTGGTTCGGGCCGGTGCCGAATGGGGCTGGCGACTGCTGGTGATCGCGGCCGTGGTCTACGTGCTGCTGATGGCCTTCCAGGAGTTCGAGGAAGTGCTGGTGCCGGTGGCCCTGGCGATTCTCGGCGCGGCCATGCTGGTGCCGGTGGTGGACTGGCTCGATCGTCACCGCGTGCCCCGGTCACTCGCGGTGCTGATCACGATCGTCGTGGCGCTGGGTCTGCTCAGCCTGGTGATGACATTCGTGGTGCAGGAGTTCATCCGCGGCTTTCCCGAACTGACCAAGCAGATCACCGTCACCATCGACCGCTCGCGCGACTGGCTGGTCGACGGCCCGCTGAAGGTCGACGACGACCAGGTCAGCAACATCGGCAACGACATCACCGATTTCCTGCAGCACAACCAGGACAAGGTCACCAGCGGTGCCCTCGCGACCGCCACCACGGCCACCGAGATCGTCACCGGCGCGTTGCTCACGGTGTTCCTGCTGATCTTCTTCCTCTACGGCGGCGGACAGATCTGGACGTTCGTCACCAAGCTCGTGCCGCACGGGACCCGTGGTCGGGTGCGCGCCGCGGGCACCGCCGGGTTCGGCACGCTCGTCGGTTATGTGCGCGCGACGGTGGCGGTGGCGTTCGTCGACGCCCTGGGCATCGGCGTCGGCCTGGCGATTCTCGGTGTCCCGCTGGCGCTTCCGCTGGCGTCGCTGGTCTTCCTCGGGGCCTTCATCCCGATCGTCGGCGCGCTGGTGACCGGCACTCTGGCGGTGGTGGTCGCCCTGGTCACCCAGGGCTGGATCGCGGCGGTCATCTCCCTGGCCATCGTGGTCGGGGTGATGCAGGTGGAGAGTCATGTGCTGCAGCCGTTCCTGCTCGGCCGGTCGGTGCGGCTTCATCCGGTTGCCGTGGTGCTCGCCATCGCGGCCGGGATCGTCTCCGCGGGCATCGTGGGAGGTCTGCTCGCGGTGCCGCTGATCGCGTTCGGCAACACCGCGGTCCGGCATCTGGCCGGCAGCGCGGCGCGGGCACGCGAGCACGACGATGGCGCCACCGGCCGGCTCTACACCGCCGAGCCCGACGAGCCGAAGTGGGATCGCCGGGCCGCCGTCGACGAGGCGGAGTCGGGGGAGGATGACCGGCAGGATCCGTCAGGGCGGTCGGACACGACCGACGAGGTGCCGTCCACGGAGCAGACGCCCCGCGACGACGAGTGA
- a CDS encoding lysylphosphatidylglycerol synthase transmembrane domain-containing protein, which translates to MSTDRPEAGRVAPRRRFWWLRWVLLAVVVAVLAVEVVLISPSLEEAWHRIGDLDWVWILASIVAALLSMDSFAQVQRALLRSAGVRVTQWQSLSVVLASNSVSQTMPGGPVLSPAFVYRETRKWGASPVVASWQVVMSGLLAGVGLAVLGFGGALLAGAKTSPFSVFFSVVGFIAVVVVFQYLASHPESLQSTLLRILDWLNQIRNKPKHHGHERVVEVLEQLRAVQLSRRDLTISFAWSMFNWVADVACLAFACWAVGAHPGIAGLMVAYAAGKAVGTAIPLLPGGIGVVDAVLVPALTSAGMPAADAITAVLVYRLISYVLVAAIGWVVVLVMFRNSFRKGETLEEELERDIDDGMPDQTTEPDAGGESSRRPDDPLP; encoded by the coding sequence ATGTCGACCGACAGACCAGAAGCGGGGCGCGTCGCGCCCCGTCGGCGTTTCTGGTGGCTGCGGTGGGTGTTGCTGGCCGTCGTGGTGGCTGTCCTGGCCGTCGAGGTGGTACTGATCTCGCCCAGCCTGGAAGAGGCGTGGCACCGGATCGGCGACCTCGACTGGGTGTGGATCCTGGCGAGTATCGTCGCCGCGCTCCTCTCGATGGACAGCTTCGCCCAGGTACAGCGCGCGCTGCTGCGATCCGCGGGTGTCCGGGTCACCCAGTGGCAGTCTCTGTCGGTGGTCCTGGCCTCCAATTCGGTGAGCCAGACCATGCCGGGCGGGCCCGTGCTGTCACCCGCGTTCGTGTACCGGGAGACCCGCAAATGGGGTGCCTCCCCCGTGGTCGCGTCCTGGCAGGTCGTGATGTCGGGTCTGCTGGCCGGTGTCGGGCTCGCGGTGCTCGGCTTCGGCGGTGCACTCCTCGCCGGTGCCAAGACCAGTCCGTTCTCCGTGTTCTTCTCCGTCGTCGGGTTCATCGCGGTGGTCGTGGTGTTCCAGTACCTCGCCAGCCACCCCGAGTCGCTGCAGAGCACGCTCCTGCGCATCCTCGACTGGCTGAACCAGATCCGCAACAAGCCGAAGCACCACGGACACGAGCGGGTCGTCGAAGTCCTCGAGCAGCTGCGCGCCGTCCAGCTGTCCCGGCGCGATCTGACGATCTCGTTTGCCTGGAGCATGTTCAACTGGGTCGCCGACGTCGCCTGTCTGGCGTTCGCCTGTTGGGCGGTCGGTGCCCATCCGGGCATCGCAGGACTGATGGTCGCCTACGCGGCCGGTAAGGCTGTGGGCACCGCGATACCACTCCTGCCCGGCGGGATCGGCGTGGTCGACGCCGTCCTGGTGCCTGCCCTGACCAGCGCGGGGATGCCGGCCGCCGACGCCATCACCGCGGTCCTGGTCTACCGGCTGATCAGCTACGTACTGGTCGCGGCGATCGGCTGGGTCGTGGTGCTGGTGATGTTCCGCAACAGCTTCCGCAAGGGCGAGACGCTCGAGGAGGAGCTGGAACGCGACATCGACGACGGTATGCCGGATCAGACGACAGAGCCCGACGCGGGCGGGGAGAGTTCCCGCAGACCCGACGACCCGCTACCGTGA
- a CDS encoding M13 family metallopeptidase, translated as MTASQTDTTPVSGIDLSWVDTDVRVQDDLFTHVNGQWLQSHVIPDDRSVDGAFHVLRDRAEENVRDIITACAGSDPESGTDAQKIGDLYASFMDTDHIDALGIGPIRGELEKIAAISSTDELSTRIGRLQRHGVGGLFGFYVDTDAKQSDRYLVHIVQSGLGLPDESYYREDKHAETRDAYVAHVGRMFALAGYDDADARAQTILDLETAVAAEHWDVVRRRDADLTYNLMTLADFTGAAGAFDVDSWLGGLGTTGDATFGEVVVGQPSFITGAAELIASRPLEDWKTWLTWRLLRSAAGYLSSEFVDENFDFYGRTLTGAESIRDRWKRGVGFVEDAMGFAVGKLYVDKHFGPEAKAQMDELIDNLVAAYRRNISDLEWMTPATREKALAKLGKFTPKIGFPAHWRDYGALAVDRGDLIGNIARASSFEQDREFAKIGQPVDHDEWFMTPQTVNAYYNPGMNEIVFPAAILQPPFFDPDADAAANYGGIGAVIGHEIGHGFDDQGAKYDGDGNLVDWWTDDDRTEFSARTRKLIEQYSEFTPDGLDEEYKVNGEFTIGENIGDLGGLSIALVAYRLATAGITPPEIDGLSGVQRVFYSWAQIWRTKTRDAEAIRRLSIDPHSPPEFRCNGVIRNIDAFYEAFDVSSGDKLYLDESERVRIW; from the coding sequence GTGACCGCTTCACAGACAGACACCACGCCCGTTTCCGGTATCGATCTCAGCTGGGTCGACACCGACGTCCGCGTGCAGGACGACCTGTTCACCCACGTCAACGGCCAATGGCTGCAGAGCCACGTGATCCCCGACGACCGCTCGGTGGACGGCGCCTTCCACGTCCTGCGCGATCGCGCCGAGGAGAACGTGCGCGACATCATCACCGCTTGTGCCGGTTCCGACCCCGAGAGCGGCACCGACGCCCAGAAGATCGGTGATCTCTACGCGTCGTTCATGGACACCGACCACATCGACGCCCTCGGGATCGGTCCGATCCGCGGCGAGCTCGAGAAGATCGCCGCGATCAGTTCGACCGACGAGTTGAGCACCCGTATCGGCCGTCTCCAGCGGCATGGCGTCGGCGGACTCTTCGGCTTCTACGTCGACACCGACGCCAAACAATCCGACCGCTACCTCGTGCACATCGTCCAGTCCGGTCTCGGACTGCCCGACGAGTCCTATTACCGCGAGGACAAGCACGCCGAGACCCGGGACGCCTACGTGGCGCACGTCGGCCGGATGTTCGCGCTCGCCGGTTACGACGATGCCGACGCCCGAGCGCAGACCATTCTCGACCTCGAGACCGCCGTGGCGGCCGAGCACTGGGACGTGGTCCGTCGCCGCGACGCCGACCTCACCTACAACCTGATGACCCTGGCCGATTTCACCGGCGCCGCAGGTGCATTCGATGTCGACTCGTGGCTCGGCGGGCTGGGCACGACCGGCGACGCAACGTTCGGCGAGGTCGTCGTCGGGCAGCCGTCCTTCATCACCGGCGCAGCGGAGTTGATCGCGTCGCGGCCGCTCGAAGACTGGAAGACCTGGTTGACGTGGCGCCTGCTGAGGTCCGCCGCGGGCTACCTGTCCTCGGAGTTCGTCGACGAGAACTTCGACTTCTACGGCCGCACCCTCACCGGCGCCGAGTCGATCCGCGACCGGTGGAAGCGCGGAGTCGGCTTCGTCGAGGACGCGATGGGCTTCGCCGTCGGAAAGCTGTACGTCGACAAGCACTTCGGCCCCGAAGCCAAGGCCCAGATGGACGAGCTCATCGACAATCTGGTGGCGGCCTACCGCCGCAACATCTCCGATCTGGAGTGGATGACGCCCGCGACCCGGGAGAAGGCGCTCGCCAAGCTGGGCAAGTTCACCCCCAAGATCGGCTTCCCCGCCCACTGGCGCGACTACGGCGCACTCGCTGTCGACCGCGGCGACCTGATCGGAAATATCGCCCGCGCTTCCTCATTCGAGCAGGATCGCGAGTTCGCCAAGATCGGCCAACCGGTGGATCACGACGAGTGGTTCATGACGCCGCAGACCGTGAACGCGTACTACAACCCGGGGATGAACGAGATCGTGTTCCCGGCCGCGATCCTCCAGCCGCCGTTCTTCGACCCCGATGCCGACGCCGCAGCCAACTACGGCGGGATCGGGGCCGTCATCGGCCACGAGATCGGGCACGGATTCGACGACCAGGGTGCGAAATACGACGGTGACGGCAATCTCGTCGATTGGTGGACCGACGACGACCGGACCGAATTCTCCGCGCGCACACGCAAACTCATCGAGCAGTACAGCGAGTTCACACCGGACGGCCTCGACGAGGAGTACAAGGTCAACGGCGAGTTCACCATCGGCGAGAACATCGGCGACCTCGGAGGCCTGTCAATCGCACTCGTCGCGTACCGACTCGCGACGGCGGGCATCACTCCCCCGGAGATCGACGGACTCTCCGGAGTGCAGCGGGTCTTCTACAGCTGGGCCCAGATCTGGCGCACCAAGACCCGCGACGCCGAGGCGATCAGGCGTCTGTCCATCGACCCGCATTCCCCGCCCGAGTTCCGGTGCAACGGCGTGATCCGCAACATCGACGCCTTCTACGAAGCCTTCGACGTCTCGTCGGGGGACAAGCTCTACCTCGACGAGTCGGAGCGCGTACGGATCTGGTGA
- a CDS encoding pirin family protein has protein sequence MDFRVIPAGDRAVTTTEWLTSRHAFSFGDHYDPSNTHFGVLLVNNDEIVAPGEGFVTHPHRESEIVTWVTSGSLVHQDSQGHSGIVYPGLAQRMSAGTGIEHSERNDRWAHRAQAGVAPVRYVQMWVMPDEPGLAPSYDQRDVDDELTPGRLVAIASGDPARDSAIRIANRSATLYAARFAAGSSVDLPAARHTHLFVTRGTLDLAGTRLDEGDAVRAGDLGGEPLTARTDAEVLIWSMDRDLRDLMS, from the coding sequence ATGGACTTTCGAGTGATTCCGGCCGGAGACCGTGCGGTAACGACGACCGAGTGGCTCACGTCCCGCCATGCTTTCTCCTTCGGCGATCACTACGACCCATCCAACACCCATTTCGGTGTCCTGTTGGTGAATAACGATGAAATCGTCGCCCCGGGTGAAGGCTTCGTTACACACCCGCACCGCGAGTCTGAAATCGTCACGTGGGTCACGTCCGGTTCACTGGTTCACCAGGACTCGCAGGGCCACTCCGGAATCGTCTATCCCGGACTGGCACAACGGATGAGCGCCGGAACCGGGATCGAGCACTCCGAACGCAACGACCGTTGGGCACACCGCGCGCAGGCCGGTGTGGCGCCCGTCCGTTACGTGCAGATGTGGGTGATGCCCGACGAGCCGGGTCTCGCTCCCTCCTACGACCAGCGTGACGTCGACGACGAGCTCACGCCGGGCCGTCTGGTGGCGATCGCATCGGGCGACCCCGCCCGCGATTCGGCCATCCGGATCGCCAACCGGTCGGCCACCCTCTACGCCGCCCGTTTCGCGGCCGGGTCGTCGGTCGACCTGCCCGCAGCACGGCACACCCACCTCTTCGTCACCCGCGGCACCCTCGACCTCGCAGGCACCCGCCTCGATGAAGGCGACGCGGTCCGCGCAGGCGACCTCGGTGGTGAGCCGCTGACAGCGCGCACCGACGCCGAAGTCCTCATCTGGTCGATGGATCGCGACCTGCGCGACCTGATGTCCTGA
- a CDS encoding NTF2-like N-terminal transpeptidase domain-containing protein: MKIWAKRAPKMACAAATCSVAVVVLSACGIGGGDDDGVAGAARQFAAAMERQDAGGAAGFTTAPGQAGEALTQTLQAMNAEHVDVNVVKPVEYSDGTASFSLKTTWRWAKDRTFVTTSSGTARHLSTGWKLTWEPSIIYPGLPYGGQLREIRTDATPAPTVRSQSGKTFMYLQPVNEIILDPNRTKDVNQSARALARTLAPIAPLVTTQVISEKLAQSQGKPVTAVTLRDPDMQVMTSDPANVAGVTVRKAGKLVMADRRLSSPLEPGLANYWQAIRDATAGWQVQMVGPGIKPRKLAGEQGPAGPSVDTTIDQNLQLTLGDAAVEVGQPATIMALDAGSGAILGMAQNSYAVERGINADSVHPVGSTLNPVLGEVDRTATANQESNDAIMDRLGLGVQFTVPGASAPTADQPGVTTVDFRPGDLNASIMNMGALGVALARSSMGQMSSVPPFVIKGAPTNIVGGKLGELDAATTAPILQAMATTAKTGDASDLTGAPGLRALVGTNGPQGPGWFLGLQGGKVLVIYCEGDKSGTAALQVAQKYFRIR; this comes from the coding sequence ATGAAGATCTGGGCGAAGCGTGCGCCGAAGATGGCCTGCGCAGCGGCAACCTGCAGCGTCGCCGTCGTCGTGCTCAGCGCATGTGGCATCGGCGGCGGGGACGACGACGGTGTGGCCGGTGCGGCCAGACAGTTCGCGGCCGCGATGGAACGGCAGGACGCCGGTGGCGCTGCCGGGTTCACCACTGCGCCGGGACAGGCAGGGGAGGCGCTGACACAGACGCTGCAGGCGATGAACGCCGAGCACGTCGACGTGAACGTGGTGAAACCCGTGGAGTACAGCGACGGGACCGCGTCCTTCTCCTTGAAGACGACGTGGCGATGGGCCAAGGACCGCACCTTCGTGACGACCAGCTCGGGCACTGCGCGGCACCTGTCCACCGGGTGGAAACTCACCTGGGAACCGTCGATCATCTATCCCGGGCTGCCCTATGGCGGTCAGCTGCGCGAGATCCGCACCGATGCGACTCCGGCCCCGACGGTCCGCAGCCAGTCGGGCAAGACCTTCATGTACCTCCAGCCGGTCAACGAGATCATTCTCGATCCGAACCGGACCAAGGACGTCAACCAGTCCGCGCGTGCGTTGGCCCGGACCCTCGCGCCCATCGCGCCGCTGGTGACGACCCAGGTGATCTCGGAGAAGCTCGCCCAGTCCCAGGGCAAACCGGTCACCGCGGTCACGCTGCGTGACCCCGACATGCAGGTCATGACCTCCGACCCCGCCAACGTTGCGGGCGTGACCGTCCGCAAGGCCGGCAAACTGGTGATGGCCGACCGTCGGCTGTCGTCGCCGCTGGAGCCCGGTCTCGCCAATTACTGGCAGGCGATCCGCGACGCCACCGCCGGGTGGCAGGTCCAGATGGTCGGTCCGGGCATCAAGCCCCGCAAGCTGGCAGGCGAACAGGGCCCGGCGGGACCGAGCGTGGACACCACCATCGACCAGAACCTGCAGCTCACCCTGGGTGATGCGGCCGTAGAGGTCGGGCAGCCCGCCACCATCATGGCCCTCGACGCCGGCAGCGGGGCGATCCTCGGTATGGCCCAGAACAGCTACGCCGTCGAACGGGGCATCAACGCCGATTCGGTCCATCCGGTGGGGAGCACGCTGAATCCCGTGCTTGGCGAGGTCGATCGGACGGCAACGGCCAACCAGGAATCCAACGACGCCATCATGGATCGGCTGGGTCTCGGTGTGCAGTTCACCGTCCCCGGTGCCAGCGCGCCGACGGCCGATCAGCCGGGTGTGACCACGGTGGACTTCCGCCCGGGTGACCTGAACGCCTCGATCATGAACATGGGCGCACTGGGCGTCGCGCTGGCGCGCAGCTCGATGGGCCAGATGAGCTCGGTGCCGCCGTTTGTGATCAAGGGTGCACCGACCAACATCGTCGGCGGCAAACTCGGCGAACTCGACGCCGCGACGACGGCACCGATCCTGCAGGCGATGGCGACCACCGCCAAGACCGGCGACGCCAGCGACCTGACCGGGGCGCCCGGTCTGCGGGCACTCGTGGGCACCAATGGCCCGCAGGGGCCGGGCTGGTTCCTCGGACTGCAGGGCGGCAAGGTTCTCGTGATCTACTGCGAGGGCGACAAGTCGGGTACGGCTGCGCTGCAGGTCGCGCAGAAGTACTTCCGGATCAGGTAG
- a CDS encoding sterol desaturase family protein — MSDSVEETAAVGVRARRRVDADEKRLRTSRRNVTLRSAFGEFVRHPSPWMIAGLLVGAVVARVWVGGWGPADLLVPVVMLAVFPVAEWLIHVFILHWRPRRLGPVTLDTLLARKHREHHNDPRDIPLIFIPWRALIPVLIAALAVAFLGFRGVERGLTFLVVLGALGIVYEWTHYLIHTDYRPRSRLYRATWRNHRFHHYRNEHYWFTVTTSGTADRLLRTYPDPESVPKSPTAKNLHGRDTVP, encoded by the coding sequence ATGTCGGATTCGGTCGAGGAGACCGCTGCCGTCGGGGTGCGGGCGCGTCGCCGCGTCGATGCCGACGAGAAACGGTTACGGACGAGTCGCCGGAACGTCACATTACGGTCGGCCTTCGGTGAATTCGTGCGGCATCCGTCGCCGTGGATGATCGCCGGACTACTCGTCGGCGCGGTGGTCGCCCGGGTGTGGGTCGGCGGGTGGGGGCCGGCGGACCTGCTGGTGCCGGTCGTGATGCTCGCGGTGTTCCCGGTGGCCGAGTGGCTGATCCACGTCTTCATCCTGCACTGGCGTCCCAGACGGCTCGGGCCCGTGACGCTCGACACCCTGCTGGCGCGCAAACACCGTGAGCACCACAATGATCCGCGCGACATCCCGCTGATCTTCATTCCCTGGCGGGCCCTGATCCCGGTGCTGATCGCGGCGCTCGCGGTCGCGTTCCTCGGATTCCGTGGCGTCGAGCGGGGACTGACCTTCCTCGTCGTCCTCGGGGCGCTCGGCATCGTCTACGAATGGACGCATTATCTGATCCACACGGACTACCGGCCGCGCTCGCGTCTGTACCGGGCCACGTGGCGCAATCACCGCTTCCATCACTACCGCAACGAGCACTACTGGTTCACCGTCACGACCTCCGGTACGGCCGATCGCCTGCTGCGCACCTATCCGGACCCGGAGTCGGTGCCGAAATCGCCGACCGCAAAGAATCTGCACGGACGTGACACCGTGCCGTAG
- a CDS encoding DUF3054 domain-containing protein, which produces MSRSTPVAADTAPTSHRSLPMPATAVIDLVAVTVFVLIGRSSHEEGLAVVGILQTLWPFAVGAAAGWSIAYVFSHVRSSDWFGHDFRPEQIVPAGVVIWFCTVVVGMILRYLLHQGVAVSFIIVATISLGVFLIGWRAAAGFVARRRTT; this is translated from the coding sequence ATGTCGAGGTCCACGCCTGTCGCCGCGGACACCGCCCCGACGTCGCACCGGTCGCTGCCCATGCCGGCGACCGCAGTGATCGACCTCGTCGCGGTGACCGTGTTCGTTCTCATCGGGCGGTCCAGCCACGAGGAAGGTCTCGCGGTCGTCGGGATTCTCCAGACGCTGTGGCCGTTCGCGGTCGGCGCGGCCGCCGGCTGGTCGATCGCCTACGTGTTCTCCCACGTCCGGTCGAGCGACTGGTTCGGCCACGACTTCCGACCCGAGCAGATCGTCCCCGCGGGCGTGGTCATCTGGTTCTGCACCGTCGTGGTCGGCATGATCCTGCGCTACCTGCTCCACCAGGGAGTCGCGGTCAGCTTCATCATCGTCGCCACCATCTCGCTCGGCGTCTTCCTCATCGGATGGCGTGCGGCCGCCGGGTTCGTCGCCCGGCGCCGGACTACCTGA
- a CDS encoding FadR/GntR family transcriptional regulator has product MPFEPIAPRSVPEDVYEQIVEGVLSGDLRAGETLPSERELAKVLGVSRPAVREALRRVAGAGLVSIRQGQGTRVLDPVAAGGLDLLPRLLVRNGQLVPGVVRSIVEARALIGPKVAELAAQRAGDDEVEALRACVEELAAESDPVAQQVVALEFWSRVIDASDSITFRLMYNSLRAAYEPALPALAAVLEPEVGNVTGYRAVVDAIAGRRSSDADVAARALLAPATAALLELCEALVESSGTSDTQP; this is encoded by the coding sequence ATGCCGTTCGAGCCGATCGCACCGCGCAGCGTGCCCGAGGATGTGTACGAGCAGATCGTCGAGGGCGTGCTGTCGGGAGACCTCCGGGCAGGCGAGACGCTGCCCAGTGAACGAGAACTCGCCAAGGTGCTCGGGGTGTCGAGGCCCGCGGTCCGGGAAGCACTGCGCCGGGTCGCGGGCGCCGGACTCGTGTCGATCAGGCAGGGGCAGGGCACCCGTGTGCTCGATCCGGTTGCGGCCGGCGGACTCGATCTGCTGCCGCGACTTCTGGTGCGGAACGGGCAGTTGGTCCCCGGGGTGGTGCGGTCGATCGTCGAGGCTCGGGCCCTGATCGGGCCGAAGGTGGCCGAACTCGCCGCGCAGCGGGCCGGCGACGACGAGGTCGAGGCCCTCCGGGCCTGCGTCGAGGAGCTCGCGGCCGAGTCCGACCCGGTGGCCCAACAGGTTGTCGCGCTGGAGTTCTGGAGCCGCGTCATCGACGCGTCGGATTCGATCACGTTCCGCCTGATGTACAACTCGCTACGAGCCGCCTACGAGCCGGCGCTGCCCGCACTCGCGGCGGTGCTCGAACCCGAGGTCGGCAACGTCACGGGCTATCGAGCCGTGGTCGACGCGATCGCCGGGCGCCGGTCGTCGGACGCCGACGTCGCGGCCCGCGCGTTGCTCGCGCCGGCGACCGCGGCGCTCCTCGAACTGTGCGAGGCGCTTGTCGAGTCGTCGGGCACCTCGGACACGCAGCCATGA